The Christiangramia forsetii KT0803 DNA segment GAAAAAACCAGTCACCATACTCATTTCCATAAAACTCTATGGTGACCTCCTGCATAGGCGGCACATTTACGGTGTGTTTAAGAGGTGAATATTCTCCATTTTTATTAAGAACTCTAAAGAAATGCCCGTGTAAATGCATTGGGTGATGCATCATGGTTAGATTATTAAAAGTAATACGGGTAACTTCATCACCTTTAATTTTTATCTTATCTGCTTCAGATAGCGTCACTCCGTTCATACTCCATATATACCTGTTCATGTTTCCTGTTAAATTCAGTAATACATTGGTCACAGGAATGCTATCGTTAAACTCTGTCTTCTCCGGAGCTTTTAAATAATCATAATTATATTCTGAAAACATATCCATTCCCTGCATGCCTTCCTTAGAATCTTTTTTCATTTCGCTCATGCCATTCATTTCCTGATTTGGTTTATCAGAATTGGACATTTTCATAGTGTCATTCTTCATTTTCATTTTTGAGTGATCCATTTGAGAATGATCCATTTTCGCCATAGATGAATCTTTTTCCATCTTCATTTTTGAATGATCCATCCCGGAGTGATCCATTTCAGGATTTTGTTTTTTATCCTCCATCTTCATCCCCCCGTGATCCATGTTATCCATCTGCATGCCCCACTTTTCTTTAAGTTTATAGGGTTCTGGATGATTAGGGCGGGATTGCAATGCAGGAGCACCCATCTTCATATCCATCTTTGCCATTTTCTGCATCATTCCAATCTTATCGGGGCGAGGTACATCCGGCGCCGGCAGGACTTCTCCCTGCCCGAGAAACGCAGAAGCAGTTCCTGAACCATCCTGGGCCATAATTTTAAATTCCATTTTTCTATTTTCTGGAATTTCTACAATAAAATCATAAGTTTCAGCTACCCCTATAAATGTTTTATTGCGTTTCACCGGAACTACATTTTTTCCATCAGCAGAAACCAATGTCGGCGTCTCGCCTCCAAACGTCATCCAGAACGAAGTAGAGGCTGAACCATCAATAATTCGCAACCTTACTTTTTCTCCAGGTTTAAATTCAGGATATTCAATTTTTTCCTCTCCGTTAATCAGGAACGCGGGATAATATATATCTGCAATGTCAGCGCCTTCCATACGCTGCCTCCAAAAATCTAATTGGGCACCAAAAGCTCCACGCTTAATTACCTGGTTAAGCGGAGTGGCAGTTCCTTTTTTAATATTATACCATTCAGTTCCTCTTTTTAAAAATCGAAGTACATCTTTTGGTTTCTCGTTAGTCCAGTCTGAAAGTACTAAGACAAGATCTTTATCATACTCCAGTTCTTTTTCCTTTGGATGAATTAAAAGAGAACCAAAAACACCGCTTTGCTCCTGTAACATGGTATGGGAATGGTACCAATAGGTTCCATTTTGTTTTATCTCAAATTCATATTTAAAGGTAGTTCCTGGTTTAATTGGAGGAGTTGTAAGATAAGGTACTCCATCAAAAAAGTTTGGAAGCAACATTCCATGCCAGTGAATGGAAGTTTCCACATCCATCTTATTCTCCACATAAATCACTGCATACTCCCCTTCGGTAAACTCCAGCGTTGGCCCGGGAATTCCTCCGTTCACTGTCATGCCCATTACTTCTTTACCGGCTTTATTTACTTTTTCCTGGTCAATGGTAAGTTGGTATTCCCGTACCGGCAGGTCATTTACATTACCTTCCACCGAGGCTTCCAATTCTTGCTGCGCATATCCTGTAACTCCAACAATCAAGATTAAGATTAGTAGATAATTTTTCAATATCATTTTATTTTTTTTAAAGTACTGTCAAAATCAGCGCAGTCGAAGTTTTACAAGAGCCTTCCAATGCGCTTAGGCTGACATGAGTAATAATAAAATTGTTAAACACACTTTATTATTTATCAATTTTCATTTTCCAGACGGTAGATAATCTTCTTCATCTGGGCAATTTCTCGTTTCTGTGCTTCAATGATCTCCTCGGCCAGTTTTTTAGTCTCGGGATCTTTTAAATCGGCTCTTTTACTGGTTAATACCGCAATAGAATGGTGAGGTATCATCGCTTTCATATACAAAACATCTCCAATTATGGGTCTCTGTGCTCTCACTAAACCTAATGCACTTACGAACAAAACAAGGCTCCCTACATAAATGGCGATATTTTTTTTCCTATTCTTATACATATTTAACATGAGGGATAACATGATTACTGCCATAGCAGCAATACCCAAACAGGTCATGTAAAACCGGGTTAGACTAAAGTAAACATGGTCAAATTCATAAGTATTCAAATACATTGTGATATACATGGCTACAAATGATAGTCCAAGCATAAGAAAGAATTTGCCGTAATTGTTTCCTTTCATACTGTCATGTTTTTTGTCTTCTGAATTCATTTTGTTGGTTTTATGGTTGGTATAATAAAATTTACTTTTTAATGGTTTTCTTTACAGATCCACAATTCAGCATCTTTTCCCCGAAATAAGGATTTCTTATTTCTTCCACATCTGCATACCAGTAAGCTCCTTTATTATTAAAGGCCATTGGACAGAATTTTTTATAAATAGCTCCGCCAGACAAGGCCTCTTCAAACATTGGCCCTGCTTTTTCGGTAAATTTTGAAAATAATTCCCGCTGTTTTTCTATGTCATCGGTGCTGGCTATCTGCCCGGCAATAGATTTCATCTCTGCCCGTTCTTCGGTAAAAGATTCTTCCATGCTCTTAGCAACATCTTTAACCTGGCTGGCATCTGCATTGGTCAAAGCCAATTTCATCTCCAGATAATTATGCCATATTTTCCCGGTCATTCCATCTTTAAAATCCTGATCGGCCACATCTACCGTCTCCTTTTCTGCCTTTTTAACCTCTTCAGGGCTATTTATCTCCACTGACTGTTTACCTTTATTATCCACACAAGACGTAAATACAATGGCTGTAAACAGAATAGCAAACAGATTTAATATTTCTCTTTTCATTTTTTGATTAGTTTTAATTAAGTATCTAAAATACAGGTTCACAAAGCCTTAGATTGTTATAATTTCTTGAAACTTCTATAAAATTTGGTCTAAAGAATTTCTAAAATTTTGGTTTAACGTCTTATATTCAGTGAGACTCATACCGGTTTCAGTCTTAAATTGCCTGGACAGATGATTCACATTACTGTAATCCAGCAACTGACTCATTTGTGTGAAATTATATTCCTTTGACTGAATAAGTTCCTTTACTTTTTCGATTTTCAGCTTTATAAAATACTTCTCTACGGTAGTATTTTCGGTATAAGAAAAAATCCTGCTCAAACGTGAATAATCACTGTCGGTCTCTTCAGAAAGATAATTGGATAAAGTGCCGGTCTTTTGAATAGGCAGGTTTTCCAGAAGTCGAATAAGACATAATTTAACCTGTTCCACCAGAATCCTGTCACTGCTCTGCAATAATTCAAAGCCATTTTCATGAAGAACTTTGTGCAGTTTCTTTTCATGCACTTCCCTGTTTTCACTCTCATACACTACCCGCCCCAACTCTACAAGTTTAATATCGAGCCCGGCCTCAATTAGCTCATTCCTTACTACTTTTATGCAGCGGTCACAAACCATATTTTTTATAAAGACTTCTATCATCATAATCTGGCTGGAATTTTCCTAAAATCTTATTTTTGAACCTTAAAAGGAATAGCAATTTTCACCTTTTCCCAGCTAAGAGTAATCTCACCTTGTTGCTCCGCCGTTTTAGTTACTTCATACCTTAATTCCTCCTGAAGCTTCTCCAATTTTAAAGGTTTAGTCTCCAGTACCAATACATTTTTAGCTTCATCATACTCATCCTTCCCATGCTGGTCCCAATGGCTGTTGAACATCACCTTCCAGGTTTCTTTTCCGGGAACCGTAAAAAAGGCATACTTCCCTGCAGGTAATATTTTCCCGTTAAAGTCAAGATCTTTATTGGTTTCCAGCCAGGTTACTTTATGAGCACCAGATTGCCATACACGATCATAGCCTACAAGACCGCCAAAAATCATCCTGTCCCTTACTGAAGGGGATGAATAATCTATATGTACATGCGCGTCCCCAATCATAGCCATTGCACTGGTATGAGGGCTCAGACTTTTTTTCGAATTTTCAGAACTTTTCTTCATGTTATGACCGGAATGATCTTCATGCTGGGCATTCGCTTGAATTGTAAAAGCTGCGATAAGGGCTATGTAAATCAGGTTTTTCATTTTCTTATTTTTTTAAATTATTGTTTTGGGTTATAATTTCTTGACGAGGAATGGGTCTTGATTATTTTCCAGGTATCTTCATTTCTTTTTAAAATTGAGGTGGCTACTCCTTTTTTCTGAATTTTTCTTTGTTCGCCTTCTTCTTCTTCTTCATTAAATATGATGGTATAGACATAGGTTTCCGTAGTAAAAGCATAGGGTAGATCTACATTAACATCCAGCTTATAATCTGAATATTTGAAACTTTCAAAATGTCCCAACTCCGGTCCCAAATGCTGGTCTATATATTCTTTATAAGTCCCTTCAACCCCACCAGATTCATAAACTTCTGACGAATCTGAAAAAAGTTTAAAAGTACCTTCGGTGGTAAGGTTTTCCAAGGCGTTTTTATAGGATTTCATCAGCTTGCTTACGACCTCTTGTTCAGCTTTCCTGGTTATTGATTCCCTGCTTTCAAATTTCATTTTTTCACCTGCATCCTCAGTTGCTTCCTTTTTTTCTTCGCAAGAGCTGAAGATGAAAAGTGCAGCTGTGAGAAACAGGATTGATTTTAGTTTTTTCATATCGATATTCTAATAATTGGTTATAAAGTTTTAGTTGTTTCCCCACAATTCAGCATCGCTTCGCCGTAATATGGATTTTCAATGTTTTTGGAAAGGCTTAACCAATCGGCACCCTTATTACTGTTTGCCATCGGGCAGTGTTGCAGGTAAATAGTGGAATCTAATTTCTCTACATTCCCGGCAACCAAAATCATTTGCTGTGAAAGAATTCTGAAATGATCCCGTTGATTTTCCAGTTTCTCATTTTCTGAAATTCCTTCAAGCATTTCCCTGATCTTCCCTATATGTCCTGAGAGCATTTCAGAAGAACCTTCGATATTGATCTTTTCAGTTTTCTGAAGTAATTCTAAAGCGATCGCTGAAGTTTTATCGGCATCAGAAGCTACCAGAGCATCTTTCAATTCAAAATAAGAAGGCAATAGCTGTTTAAACTGAGACTGGAAAGCATTTGAAAGTTTCATTTCCATTCCCATTTCAGAATCCATCTCTACTTTTTGATTCATCATACTGGATTTTCCCTGAAGCTGGGCCGCGGCATCCACCGTAAAAGTTCCGTTGGTCACCACTTCTTCACCGCTACTTAAACCTTCAAGAACCTGATAGGTTTCGCCACTGGAATTCCCTAGTTTCACTTCCCTCATTTCAAAAACAGGCTCTGTAGCACTGGTTTTTACATAGACCAAAGAACGTTCCCCCGTCCACATAACGGCGCTTTTTGGAACTTCAAGACTTTCATTACTTGATTTAGAAGTGCTTTCAACTGCTGCCTGAACAAACATCCCGGGTTTCAGTTGATTATTGCTGTTATTTAAAACCACCCTAACCTCCACCGTTCTGGACGCATTGTCCAGTATAGGATTGATAAAAGAAATTTTTCCGCTGAAATTTTCATTGGGAATCGCGTTTATAGAAATATCTAAATCCTGGCCTTCTTTTAAATTGGAGATCTGCGATTCATAGGCATCAAATACAGCCCAAACTTTATCAAGATTCGCGATCTTCAGTAAGCCCTGACCTCTCTCCACATAATCTCCTTCCTGAACCATTTTTTCAGTAACAACGCCTGAAACATTGGAATACACGGGGAAATTTTCAGTTACCTGTCCGGAACTTTCAATTTGATTGATCTGATTATCTGAAAGTTTCCAGAATTTTAGCTTATTACGTACCGCGTTGTAAAGAGAAGGCTGAGACTCTTTTAACTTTGCAGCGGTGATCAATTCCTGCTGGGCTGCCACCAGTTCCGGTGAATAAATTCTAGCCAGAAGGGCTCCTCTATTCACTTTTTCGCCAGTAGAGCTTATATTAAGGTTTTCAATTCTTCCGCCTACATGGGAAGACTGAACACTGTTTTGATCTTCACTCTCCATGATCTTTCCTGAAAGCGTAATTTTTCCATCAATTCCGTTACCCTGGCCCACAATGCTGGTCTGGATATTGGCAAGTTTCATGGCATTTTCGGTCATGCTAATTTCATCAGCTCCCAGTCCGTCTGAACTTGCATCAGCAGGAATAAGATCCATTCCACAAATAGGACAATCGCCCGGTTCGGGTTGCATAATCTGCGGGTGCATGGAACAGGTCCACATAGTTTCAGTTTCTCCCTGCTCATGCTCGTGATTCGCAGTTTTTTCTTCAGAAGAATTGCCAAAAAACAGATACCCCAGAAGAAGGCCTGCGATCAAAATTCCAATGTATATGATTATTTTTTTCATCTTTATTAATTATTTACAGTAAGGTATTCTACGATAGCATCTTTTTTAAACCAGGTGCTCACCGCTTCTACAAGGTTCATTTGTACCTGTAGTTGTATTTCCTGAATATCCAGGACGTCATCAAAATCTATGGTTCCCGTTTCGTATTGTTTCAGTAATAATTCCTCGGCATCTCTGGCCTGGGAAAGATTATCTGTTTGAACCTCAAATTTGATCCTGGAAGAAGCACGTTCATTCAATGCTGATCTTAATCTGCTTTCCAGTTCGTTTAAGGCTGAAGTTCTATCAGATGAAATTTGATCCTGCCGCAATTCATTTTGCCTGGATACAGAACGATATTTTTTATTGAAAATAGGTACCGAAACAGATAGCATTGGCATAATAATGTCCTTTCCATTATCCGGGATATTCATATCGGTTCGTTCCTGAACGCCTATATAATCAAGTCCGAATCCCAATTTTGGAGCTGCTTCCTGCTTATTTACCAGTTCAGAATTTTCAATACTTTCAGCAAATCTGTCATAAAGCTGTAACTCGGGATGCAATGTTAAATTCATATTTTCAGACTCTTTCAAAGGAATCACTAAAGTATCCTGAACATTAATCTGCGTGTTATCATCAACATTTAATAGATTATTAAACTGTGTTTGTTTAGCCTCTTTCTGAAGTTGAAAATTCTCTTTTTTCTCAAGTAGATCATTTTGTCTCATTTTGAGTCTGAGCACTTCCACCGCTGAAGCTTTTCCTACCTCAACAGAATTTAGAGCCATCGTTCTATATACTTCCAGAAGATCGATATTTTGCTGTAATACCTCTATTTTTTCCTCAATTTCATAAATATCAAAATAGAGCTGAGATACTTCTAATTTCAATTGTCTCTGTGCTATTTCAAGATCAACCTCCTCTATATCTACCATAGAACCGGCATAATCCATTCTGGACTGGATAGTTCCAAACCAGGGAATCATTTGTCTTACCGAAACTCTCATTTTTTGAGCCCCGGTTCTGGTTTCCGGCTCGCTTATAAAATAGCCTGCTCCAAATTCGGTGTCGGGAATTGAATTCACTTCATTGATTCTTTCCTCTGCAATCGCAACATTTTGCTGCAAGGATTGAATTTGAGGATTATTATCCAGAGCCTGATTTTGGTAGGTTTGGAGTTGCTGAGCATGAATAAATCCAGTTCCTGCCAGGATAAATATTATTAAAATCAGTTTTTTCATATACTTTATTATTTAAAAGTCATTGCGAGCCTTAAAAAAGGCGAAGCAATCTCAACTTCATATCCAAATTGCTGTTCTAGAGTTTGCTTCGTCGTTCCTCCTCGCAAAGACGTCTCTCTTATTATCCACATTTCGACTGCGCTCAATGTGACATATACTTACCATTTTAATCTCTTTAACTACTTTCTAGTTTCCAGATACTAACTTCCGACTTCCAGCATCCAGTTGACTTTCCTTTCTCCAACTAAACAACACTGGCACTACGAATAAGGTGATCAGTGCGATTAGCATTCCACCGAAAGCCGGAATTGCCATCGGGATCATAATATCGCTTCCTCTACCTGTTGAGGTTAGAATTGGTAATAAAGCAAGGATCGTTG contains these protein-coding regions:
- a CDS encoding helix-turn-helix domain-containing protein, whose product is MMIEVFIKNMVCDRCIKVVRNELIEAGLDIKLVELGRVVYESENREVHEKKLHKVLHENGFELLQSSDRILVEQVKLCLIRLLENLPIQKTGTLSNYLSEETDSDYSRLSRIFSYTENTTVEKYFIKLKIEKVKELIQSKEYNFTQMSQLLDYSNVNHLSRQFKTETGMSLTEYKTLNQNFRNSLDQIL
- a CDS encoding DUF305 domain-containing protein, whose amino-acid sequence is MNSEDKKHDSMKGNNYGKFFLMLGLSFVAMYITMYLNTYEFDHVYFSLTRFYMTCLGIAAMAVIMLSLMLNMYKNRKKNIAIYVGSLVLFVSALGLVRAQRPIIGDVLYMKAMIPHHSIAVLTSKRADLKDPETKKLAEEIIEAQKREIAQMKKIIYRLENEN
- a CDS encoding nuclear transport factor 2 family protein; its protein translation is MKKLKSILFLTAALFIFSSCEEKKEATEDAGEKMKFESRESITRKAEQEVVSKLMKSYKNALENLTTEGTFKLFSDSSEVYESGGVEGTYKEYIDQHLGPELGHFESFKYSDYKLDVNVDLPYAFTTETYVYTIIFNEEEEEGEQRKIQKKGVATSILKRNEDTWKIIKTHSSSRNYNPKQ
- a CDS encoding DUF2911 domain-containing protein, giving the protein MKNLIYIALIAAFTIQANAQHEDHSGHNMKKSSENSKKSLSPHTSAMAMIGDAHVHIDYSSPSVRDRMIFGGLVGYDRVWQSGAHKVTWLETNKDLDFNGKILPAGKYAFFTVPGKETWKVMFNSHWDQHGKDEYDEAKNVLVLETKPLKLEKLQEELRYEVTKTAEQQGEITLSWEKVKIAIPFKVQK
- a CDS encoding DUF3347 domain-containing protein — encoded protein: MKREILNLFAILFTAIVFTSCVDNKGKQSVEINSPEEVKKAEKETVDVADQDFKDGMTGKIWHNYLEMKLALTNADASQVKDVAKSMEESFTEERAEMKSIAGQIASTDDIEKQRELFSKFTEKAGPMFEEALSGGAIYKKFCPMAFNNKGAYWYADVEEIRNPYFGEKMLNCGSVKKTIKK
- a CDS encoding efflux RND transporter periplasmic adaptor subunit; this encodes MKKIIIYIGILIAGLLLGYLFFGNSSEEKTANHEHEQGETETMWTCSMHPQIMQPEPGDCPICGMDLIPADASSDGLGADEISMTENAMKLANIQTSIVGQGNGIDGKITLSGKIMESEDQNSVQSSHVGGRIENLNISSTGEKVNRGALLARIYSPELVAAQQELITAAKLKESQPSLYNAVRNKLKFWKLSDNQINQIESSGQVTENFPVYSNVSGVVTEKMVQEGDYVERGQGLLKIANLDKVWAVFDAYESQISNLKEGQDLDISINAIPNENFSGKISFINPILDNASRTVEVRVVLNNSNNQLKPGMFVQAAVESTSKSSNESLEVPKSAVMWTGERSLVYVKTSATEPVFEMREVKLGNSSGETYQVLEGLSSGEEVVTNGTFTVDAAAQLQGKSSMMNQKVEMDSEMGMEMKLSNAFQSQFKQLLPSYFELKDALVASDADKTSAIALELLQKTEKINIEGSSEMLSGHIGKIREMLEGISENEKLENQRDHFRILSQQMILVAGNVEKLDSTIYLQHCPMANSNKGADWLSLSKNIENPYYGEAMLNCGETTKTL
- a CDS encoding TolC family protein codes for the protein MKKLILIIFILAGTGFIHAQQLQTYQNQALDNNPQIQSLQQNVAIAEERINEVNSIPDTEFGAGYFISEPETRTGAQKMRVSVRQMIPWFGTIQSRMDYAGSMVDIEEVDLEIAQRQLKLEVSQLYFDIYEIEEKIEVLQQNIDLLEVYRTMALNSVEVGKASAVEVLRLKMRQNDLLEKKENFQLQKEAKQTQFNNLLNVDDNTQINVQDTLVIPLKESENMNLTLHPELQLYDRFAESIENSELVNKQEAAPKLGFGLDYIGVQERTDMNIPDNGKDIIMPMLSVSVPIFNKKYRSVSRQNELRQDQISSDRTSALNELESRLRSALNERASSRIKFEVQTDNLSQARDAEELLLKQYETGTIDFDDVLDIQEIQLQVQMNLVEAVSTWFKKDAIVEYLTVNN
- a CDS encoding multicopper oxidase domain-containing protein, which encodes MILKNYLLILILIVGVTGYAQQELEASVEGNVNDLPVREYQLTIDQEKVNKAGKEVMGMTVNGGIPGPTLEFTEGEYAVIYVENKMDVETSIHWHGMLLPNFFDGVPYLTTPPIKPGTTFKYEFEIKQNGTYWYHSHTMLQEQSGVFGSLLIHPKEKELEYDKDLVLVLSDWTNEKPKDVLRFLKRGTEWYNIKKGTATPLNQVIKRGAFGAQLDFWRQRMEGADIADIYYPAFLINGEEKIEYPEFKPGEKVRLRIIDGSASTSFWMTFGGETPTLVSADGKNVVPVKRNKTFIGVAETYDFIVEIPENRKMEFKIMAQDGSGTASAFLGQGEVLPAPDVPRPDKIGMMQKMAKMDMKMGAPALQSRPNHPEPYKLKEKWGMQMDNMDHGGMKMEDKKQNPEMDHSGMDHSKMKMEKDSSMAKMDHSQMDHSKMKMKNDTMKMSNSDKPNQEMNGMSEMKKDSKEGMQGMDMFSEYNYDYLKAPEKTEFNDSIPVTNVLLNLTGNMNRYIWSMNGVTLSEADKIKIKGDEVTRITFNNLTMMHHPMHLHGHFFRVLNKNGEYSPLKHTVNVPPMQEVTIEFYGNEYGDWFFHCHILYHMDAGMARIVSYDTKRDERMEPFPVSNLVRETNKFYTWGMLDAASHMTELNVVSSNVRNQFTALAEYGWNQNLEAEFSYEYYINDWVRLFGGVNVENEMENSMDELSTTAIGGLRYFTPYMFSLDVRLDSKLRPQISLAREIMIFPRLAVFGEYEFQADFGWVNDLEEGKDFENEQTWSAGLEYFLSKNFSLMGSYDNRFGAGGGLSFKF